The Cardinium endosymbiont cEper1 of Encarsia pergandiella nucleotide sequence CTCTTACCTACATTTTTCTTAGGAGAACATAATATTAGAGCATGCTTATTCATTTCTTCATCTACAAAAAGAGTACGAACAGCCCTAATCATCCACTTTTTAAGATGGGTATACCAATAGTGAATATTATCAGGTGTGGGATTTTTTAAATGAACATAACTAGATAATTGATGAATATAATCTTGACTACTATCAAATTCATTCTTTTCAAAAGCTAGAAAATAATCTTCTATAGGATTAAAAGGTTGTACGAAAAAAGACTTTAATATACAATTAATTAGACTTAAAGAACATGAAAAACCATGTCTATCCAGATTATCTATTAGCTCATGAATATTAATTTTTTCCCATACATCACTATTCTTTTTAGTACTCATCTCTCGCTGTTGCGTAAGTATATTCAACCTAAAATTAAACTTACTATTCAAATAGGATTCTATCCTACCACGTTTAGTATTAACTCTTTCTTTAACCTTAGGAACATTAATGGAATGCATAGAAACTAGTTTTGATTGTTGGATACATTTATCTAATAAAAACTGGAAATCAACAGAATCATATTTTTGAAAATATTCAGCTATATCTTTTACTTCTTTCGGTAAAGGAATTGATACCATTCCATAAATATCTCATAATTTCTTAGAAGCGTTCTTACCGGTCCAATCATTACCATAACAACTTAACAACACAGCAGTTCTACTACGTAAACTTTTCAGCAAATCATCACTTGGCATTTGGTGTTCTGATTGCAAAGAAATTACGTTAAAAAATCCATGCGCATGCCCGCTCATACAATCTTTTTCCCCTCCTCTAAACAATACATAGTCTAAATCTCCTTCTGGCAACTGAGATAGACCAAAAACATCATCCTTGGTTTGGTTTTTATAGGAAAATGACTGTTTCTGGCCTCTAAAAGAAATATCATCTGAAAAAGAAGATGATACTTCTGGGACATATACTTTAACTCTATCTTCTATATGATAGGCTGCTATAATCTGATTTTTTACAGCATATTTAAAAGACAACGATCTTCCTGAATTACTTGTGTAAGATAAGTAGCTTACTTGTCTTACATCAAACCGATCTAAAACAGATCGATCAATACCATATTGGTCCCAGTATTTTAGATATAGCTTAGCAATAAAAGATTCTGAATAGGGTATATATTCAATAGTAAAGATTTAAACTTCCATCTGCCTTTATCAAAATAAATTGATAAACTCAGTTTATCATATTTTTCAGAGAATATAGATTTATAATTTTTTTTTCTTACATTTGAATTAAATGCAGGAACTAAATGGCGGATAAGGGATGCCTCTCCTTCAGCCTTTTCAAGGATTTTTTCTTTTGTTAACATAGCCTTTATTGTTAATCCTTTTGGGAATTAATGCTTACATTAAAACCGGTGGTTAACTAAAATTAAGAAGTAGCCTTTTTAAGGGGCTATTTTTATGCATTTTTCTTTTGGAATTTAACAAATTCCCTAAAAATTTTATTTTCTTTTTATCGAAAAAAACATTTTTGTTTACCCAATAAACGCTTGGTATTTTAGCCTTAGCTATTATATCTTATAGAACAAAGCTCTCCTAAAGCTTGAATAACTGAACTATGTGATTCTTTATATTAAAAATAGTATACTTCAATACAAGTAAACCCACATTATTTTAATTAGAAAATAAGTAACAGTTTTTAGCTATCTTTTCAGTGTAAGAAGCATATCATCTGATGGTATGTAAATATCTATTTGTACTTATTTAATTTAAGATCAATACAACAAAATTGAGGAAAAATTATTTTAATCTTTCCTATTACTATAATTGATAATCAAATTAATATATATATATATATATTAACCTGAACGCTGGATGAGATTTTAATATTTAATTTTAAATAAGCTCCTTTGTGTTTTAAATTTGGAGAATTGAAGAGTAACCCGAATAACCAAAGGAGCCTGCTATGAATATAAACAAATTAGTAGAAATATACTATATGATAGATGGGTTTTTAATAAAATTTATGCCTTTATCCCCCTTTGGGATACATTGATGTTAACAAAACGTTCTATTATTGAAGCTATAATAGATTAGCTTAACAATATTAGCCAGATAGAACACTCCAGACAGAGCAGCATACCTAATTTCTGTGTCAATTTGATTGCTGGAATTATAGCTTATGGCGTAAAAAAGCAAAAACTTTCTATAACTAACATATATAACTGGTCTACAGTAACTATAATCCACCGTTTAGGTTGTTTGCTATCCTATACAGACCACTTGGCTCTCTATCTGCAAGTACCTTTTTTCTAATTACAATCTTTAGGCCTAGCTATACACCGGACTAAACAAGTGCAAACAAATTATTAATCAAATATTTTTGCTTCATCATACCTTGAATATTTTTAGCTATGTATTATCTGTATCCTTCAGATCGTTGGTAGG carries:
- a CDS encoding toprim domain-containing protein, with translation MSFKYAVKNQIIAAYHIEDRVKVYVPEVSSSFSDDISFRGQKQSFSYKNQTKDDVFGLSQLPEGDLDYVLFRGGEKDCMSGHAHGFFNVISLQSEHQMPSDDLLKSLRSRTAVLLSCYGNDWTGKNASKKL
- a CDS encoding VapE domain-containing protein — translated: MVSIPLPKEVKDIAEYFQKYDSVDFQFLLDKCIQQSKLVSMHSINVPKVKERVNTKRGRIESYLNSKFNFRLNILTQQREMSTKKNSDVWEKINIHELIDNLDRHGFSCSLSLINCILKSFFVQPFNPIEDYFLAFEKNEFDSSQDYIHQLSSYVHLKNPTPDNIHYWYTHLKKWMIRAVRTLFVDEEMNKHALILCSPKKNVGKSYFFRFLCPPCLRKYYNGNPSIGNEKSLQKSLIRSFIINLDELHRFRSSTSVLRALLSQRYVNVRLPYEKHETIGSRIASFVGNTNTIKFLSSAMGYSRWICIEIDSISYLDDIAEDILEKSWAQAYHLYKLDEESGELSADDWSQLKTRSDYFTAKSREVKWVT